A single region of the bacterium genome encodes:
- a CDS encoding ATP-dependent Clp protease ATP-binding subunit: MNDRFTQRVRKVLFLARDEAGRMQHDYIGTEHLLLGIIREGEGIAARVLQRLGVDFVQIQQSIDEIINSQSGTITIGEIPFTPRAKRVLEISIDEARIHNHNYVGTEHLLLALIKEGEGVAARVLNDLGAGHERVRREVLKMLGSSDRPREKAQDAKKQETPVLDQFGRNLTQMAADGKLDPTIGRLPEIERVIQILSRRKKNNPVLIGEPGVGKTAIAEGLASRIVEGQVPVTLRNKMIVSLDLASVVAGTKYRGQFEERLKQIMAEIRESEDIILFIDELHTIVGAGGAEGAIDASNMLKPALSRGEIQCIGATTMDEYRKFIEKDGALERRFQTIIVNQPTEKETVEILFGLRDRYEAHHRVKFEDEAIKAAVWLSNRYISGRALPDKAIDVIDEAGSRARLSMAVMPPDLRDLEGQIHEVVKEKEAAIQAQEFEKAARYRDDEKELRRKLADLKKNWKVESSDNAACVDIRLVCRVIADITGIPVAEVEEEETEKLLRMEDELRKWIIGQEPALDAVSKAIRRNRAGLRDPRRPIGSFLFTGPTGVGKTEVARRLAEFMFGDQSSLIRVDMSEYMEKFAVSRLIGAPPGYVGYDEGGMLTEKVRRKPYSVILLDEIEKAHPDVFNILLQVLEDGQLTDSFGRTVNFKNTVVIMTSNVGSRQAKDSKALGFGSEEKKATDVRIKSAIDQDLRKTFSPEFLNRVDELIFFRSLHLEDMRQIVEILLGDVNMRLKNMDIVFDFTDGAKDFLCRVGLDPEQGARPLRRAIQKYVEDPLSEKLLRGEISHNSRVTVDSGNDVLKFSTAKLGEEDQEPAGVGKAPPGPE, encoded by the coding sequence ATGAACGACCGCTTTACCCAGCGAGTGCGCAAGGTTCTTTTCCTGGCCCGCGACGAGGCCGGGCGCATGCAGCACGATTACATCGGTACCGAGCATCTCCTGCTCGGCATCATCAGGGAGGGTGAAGGGATCGCCGCGCGCGTCCTGCAGCGCCTGGGCGTGGATTTCGTGCAGATACAGCAGTCCATCGACGAGATCATCAATTCCCAGAGTGGCACCATCACCATCGGCGAGATACCATTCACGCCCCGGGCCAAGCGCGTGCTGGAGATTTCCATCGACGAGGCGCGCATCCACAACCACAACTACGTGGGCACCGAACACCTGCTGCTGGCCCTGATCAAGGAGGGGGAGGGCGTGGCGGCGCGCGTGCTGAACGATCTGGGCGCGGGTCACGAGCGGGTCAGGCGCGAGGTGCTGAAGATGCTGGGATCCAGCGACCGCCCCCGGGAGAAGGCCCAGGACGCGAAGAAGCAGGAAACGCCCGTGCTGGACCAGTTCGGCCGCAACCTGACCCAGATGGCCGCCGACGGCAAGCTCGATCCCACCATCGGCCGCCTGCCCGAGATCGAACGCGTCATCCAGATCCTGTCGCGGCGCAAGAAGAACAATCCGGTGCTCATCGGCGAGCCGGGGGTCGGCAAGACGGCCATCGCCGAGGGACTCGCGTCGCGCATCGTGGAGGGGCAGGTACCGGTCACCCTGCGCAACAAGATGATCGTCTCGCTGGATCTCGCAAGTGTCGTGGCGGGAACGAAATACCGCGGCCAATTCGAGGAGCGGCTCAAGCAGATCATGGCCGAGATACGCGAATCCGAGGACATCATCCTCTTCATCGACGAGTTGCACACCATCGTCGGTGCGGGCGGGGCCGAGGGCGCCATCGACGCCTCCAACATGCTCAAGCCTGCCCTCTCGCGCGGTGAGATCCAGTGCATCGGCGCCACGACCATGGACGAGTACCGCAAGTTCATCGAGAAGGACGGCGCGCTCGAACGCCGCTTCCAGACGATCATCGTCAACCAGCCCACCGAGAAGGAGACGGTCGAGATCCTCTTCGGCCTGCGCGACCGCTACGAGGCGCATCATCGGGTCAAGTTCGAGGACGAGGCCATCAAGGCGGCCGTCTGGCTGTCCAACCGCTACATCTCCGGCCGCGCGCTGCCGGACAAGGCCATCGACGTGATCGACGAGGCCGGATCGCGGGCCCGCCTGTCCATGGCGGTGATGCCGCCCGACCTGCGCGATCTCGAGGGCCAGATCCACGAGGTGGTCAAGGAGAAGGAGGCCGCCATCCAGGCGCAGGAGTTCGAGAAGGCCGCCCGTTACCGGGACGACGAGAAGGAATTGCGACGCAAGCTCGCCGATCTCAAGAAGAACTGGAAGGTCGAATCCAGCGACAACGCCGCCTGCGTGGACATCCGCCTGGTCTGCCGTGTGATCGCGGACATCACGGGCATCCCGGTGGCCGAGGTCGAGGAGGAGGAGACCGAGAAGCTGCTGCGCATGGAAGACGAGCTGCGCAAGTGGATCATCGGCCAGGAGCCGGCCCTGGACGCGGTTTCCAAGGCCATCCGGCGCAACCGGGCCGGCCTGCGCGACCCGCGCCGCCCCATCGGCTCCTTCCTGTTCACGGGCCCGACCGGCGTGGGCAAGACGGAGGTCGCGCGCCGCCTCGCGGAGTTCATGTTCGGCGACCAGTCGTCGTTGATCCGCGTCGACATGAGCGAGTACATGGAGAAGTTCGCGGTCTCGCGCCTCATCGGCGCCCCGCCGGGTTACGTGGGGTACGACGAGGGCGGCATGTTGACGGAGAAGGTCCGGCGCAAGCCGTACTCGGTCATCCTGCTCGACGAGATCGAGAAGGCCCACCCCGACGTCTTCAACATCCTGCTGCAGGTGCTCGAGGACGGGCAGCTCACGGACAGCTTCGGCCGCACGGTGAACTTCAAGAACACGGTGGTGATCATGACCTCCAACGTGGGCAGCCGCCAGGCCAAGGACAGCAAGGCCCTGGGCTTCGGCTCCGAGGAGAAGAAGGCCACCGATGTCCGCATCAAGTCGGCCATCGACCAGGACCTGCGCAAGACCTTCAGCCCCGAGTTCCTCAACCGGGTCGACGAGCTGATCTTCTTCCGCTCGCTCCATCTGGAGGACATGCGCCAGATCGTCGAGATCCTGCTCGGCGACGTCAACATGCGGCTGAAGAACATGGACATCGTCTTCGACTTCACCGACGGGGCCAAGGATTTCCTCTGCCGCGTGGGACTCGATCCGGAACAGGGAGCGCGTCCGCTGCGCCGGGCCATCCAGAAGTACGTGGAGGACCCCCTGAGCGAGAAGCTGCTGCGCGGCGAGATCTCCCACAACAGCCGCGTCACGGTCGACAGCGGCAACGACGTGCTGAAGTTCTCCACCGCCAAGCTCGGCGAGGAGGACCAGGAGCCCGCGGGTGTCGGCAAGGCGCCCCCCGGTCCTGAATGA